The following is a genomic window from Saprospiraceae bacterium.
AAGTACTCCTGTTCCCAACCCAAAGTCGAAATTACTTTATTTACATTCTTATCAAAATATCTGGCTACTTCAGTTGCAGCTTCATCTACTGAATGTAATGCTCTTAACAAAGGAACTTTATTATCCAATGCTTCACCGGTGTAGGATACAAAAATGGTTGGAATACAAAGAGTTGTCCCAATAATAAATGCAGGAGACGTAGGATCCCAGGCAGAATATCCTCGTGCTTCAAAGGTATTTCTGATACCACCATTTGGAAAACTCGATGCATCAGGCTCTTGTTGAACCAACTGACCTCCATCAAATTTGTCTATGGCAGTACCGTCACCTGCAGGTTCAAAAAAAGCGTCGTGTTTTTCAGCAGTACCACCTGTAAGGGGCTGAAACCAGTGAGTGTAATGTGTCGCACCCTTGGAGATTGCCCATGCCTTCATGGCCGAAGCAACATTTTCAGCTACTTTTCTGTCGATTTTTTTACCATGGTTGGTTGCATCGATCACAGCATTATATGCATCCTTCGGCAAAAAATGCTTCAGGCTTGATAAATTAAAAACATTCAATCCATACAATTCTGATCTTCTTGATGCAGGTTCTGTAATTTGAACAGGCTTTCGATCAAGGCTTAACTTTACAGCTTCAAATCTAAGTGTTGACATAATATTAGTTTAAAAATTAAGTGGGTTTAGATTAATATAAATAGTAAATAATTTCAAATGATAAATAATATTCTATCAAAATACCCTGAAAATTTCAGGCACACATTTAAAATATTATATTATTTAACCAGTGCACCCCTAAAATATATAGGGTATTCTAAAATTTAGTGCAAATGTAATTAAATTATATTATTTAAATAGAATTGTACTTAAATATGATTTGTTATCTTCAAATACAAATTATTGAATTTAAAATATTCACAATCAATTATTTATATTGAAATAATTCATTATCTCAAAGCCACAAAAAATAAACAACTTTACAGTATTTTTAGATTTCTAGTAATGTCTTTTACTCATGTAGCTGTAAAAAGAAAAGAAGTGATTGATAATTCATAAAATAGCCTACAAAAATATTAAATCTTTTTAATTACATCTTGAATGATTTCATATTCATAACCCTTCGAAAGTGCAAAGTCAGTAAGTTTTTTTAGTCTGTCAAATTGATTTTTGAAAGTGGCAGATGTAATTTTCTTTTCTATTATTTTTTCCAAAATCTGAATATAATCGTTCTCATCAATTTCCTTAAGTGCTTCATTGATACAGTAATTTGACACTTTTCTGAGTTTTAACTCATGCATGATTTTATTTCTTCCCCAATTTTTCATTCTGAACTTTCCTCTTGCATAAGTCTTTGCAAATCTTTCTTCGTTGAGAAAATCATTGGAAATAAGATCTGCAATAAGCTCTTCAAGTAAATCTCCATAGATTCCATGCTCGATCAGTTTGAATCTAACTTCCTGATGGCATCGTTCTTGTAAAGCACAATACTTTTGAATATTGAGTACAGCCTCATCACGAGACCAATATTGTTTATTCATATTTTAGAGGATGTTTAAATTTTGTTTTTGAATTACAAAATGAG
Proteins encoded in this region:
- a CDS encoding RecX family transcriptional regulator, whose protein sequence is MNKQYWSRDEAVLNIQKYCALQERCHQEVRFKLIEHGIYGDLLEELIADLISNDFLNEERFAKTYARGKFRMKNWGRNKIMHELKLRKVSNYCINEALKEIDENDYIQILEKIIEKKITSATFKNQFDRLKKLTDFALSKGYEYEIIQDVIKKI